The DNA segment AAACCAGAGTGAGTAAAAGCTTATGTGAGATTAAACACAGACAACGAAAAACAGCAAAaaccattttgtttttatttttctaagagAATTTCAGACATCTCTCAGCATAAATATCTCATCTATCGGAATATATTTAAGATATGTTTGTACATGTTTCTCCTTGATTATttctacaaaagaaaaaaattaaaaaaatctcctTAGGCAAACTCTTAGATTCATGTTCGTGTACGGAAAAAAGGAAATCGGAGAGTTTAGAAGGGAAAACTCCAGTGATTAATCAGATCACAGAAAAATTTAACAATCGACAAAATCAACGGATCCTCTCTACCAATATCACAGTTAAAGGAATAAGCATTCATAGAAATCAACTTTTGTTTTTTCATGTGATATGGAACCTTTCACCACATGCTGAAAatgtaaggttattttctatCTATATACACCCTTTTCACTCTTTGTAGCTCGTACAACACCAAAGTTAGGATTGTTTCAATTTGTCAAAATTCTTCACATTATAGGAAATTACAGACAAATGTCATTGATGTGGCTGCAGCTACGATCACGATACAGTTATAGACAAGACAAAAAAActtgatattattattgttgtggtttatgttttaattattattattattattgtaattattattatttcagaAAATGATAGAAGTGGTGTGACCTGCTACACTGCTGACAGAACCTCTGCTCCAACCCTAAGACCACAACTTTGGGAGCCTTGGAGTGCATCTCACACACCTTGTGCCTCCGGTGGTAGTCCTTGGCGTTCAGCAGCGCCACCTGGCACCCTTCCACCTGACACCTCGGCACCGTCGCCGTCGTCAACCCCACACCCTTCACCGCCGCACCGCCGCCGGAATACCCTCCTTTCCCTCTCTTATCCCCTAACACCAACCCCCCGCCAAAAGTAGTCGCAGTAGCAGCAGAAGCAGCAGCAGAAGAAACGGTTCCACTTCCACTAGCGTCCTCAAAGTAATGCCTCTTCCCAAGCTTCAAGCACATGAGGTGTGGGTCGGGGTGCACGTGGGACCCATCCCCACCGTACGGATGctgttgctgctgctgctgctggcGGTGACGCAAAACGCCTCCGTTTTGAGGGAGGAACATGAGAGCGCTGGCGAGTCCCGCGGCCTCGGGGCGGTTTGCGGCTGAGGTCTCCGGCGCGGTGACCCCAGTGACGGGGGCGTTGAAAGCGTTGACCAACCTGGAAGTGgtgttgttgttattattaaaagTGGTTGTTTGCCATGAATCCCAAGCGAAAGTGTTACCGTTAGTATTTCCATTTTGGTCTCTGTTGGCGAGGCAGAAGATGTTCCCCCCGAACTccatttctctctctcactgTCTCTGAGAATATGGTAAAAAGAAGAAATGGGAAGAGCGTGTTAAATACGGAAGCTATGGGAATAGGGGTAGGGTGGTGATGATGGGGTTGGAACAGAAGTGGAAGGGACGAAGGAGCATTTCTGAGTGAGATCCTTTGTTGTTGGTATGAAAAGAggaaagaagaaagagagagagagaggggaTTGGGGTTGTTGTACACTGGAGGGGTTTAAAGTACCCTCATGAGGAAAGCTGCAAGAGCTAGTGACTCCTAGAGAGagacacagagagagagagagagagaaagaaagtgtGTTAATGGGTGGAGTGCTCCATAGACCACACGTAAGAGGAAAACGAGTAATGATAGTAAAAGGATCCAAGTTACAGcatgagagagagaagagagtgTGAAGAGTGATAAGACACAAGCGGATCAGAAACCCCTCTCCCCACAGATATTATGTAACTGGTTCGCGGCTAAATATTCCAAATACTTctaaatttctttttttcatttaattcttttttttataataaagttaacacatacaacaaatttaaataaaaccaaattttaaaaaatatgctCAATGTTTCTTCCTTCCTTTATATTAGCTCTTGGGTGGATGCTTATTTCAATGTCCACATTTAAGTGTTTTTGTCACGTTTTAAACGTAAAATAGAGTTTCCCATATTTTGTcacctaatttttttataataaataagaataatatgaagtgaacaatggttcaaaataaaatattttttaatttttttcagcttctttcttctccttcttttcatcattcatgtgtcttctcttctcttccattttcatctttttttttctcttctctcaCTTTCTCACCGTCTATCTCTCTTCTATTTCTTGTCTTTCTCATACCATTTTTTTCCTAtctaataatgaaaaataaaaataatcccGATATAGGATTTTGCAGCACCCATATTTACTTATCT comes from the Phaseolus vulgaris cultivar G19833 chromosome 8, P. vulgaris v2.0, whole genome shotgun sequence genome and includes:
- the LOC137826490 gene encoding squamosa promoter-binding-like protein 7, coding for MEFGGNIFCLANRDQNGNTNGNTFAWDSWQTTTFNNNNNTTSRLVNAFNAPVTGVTAPETSAANRPEAAGLASALMFLPQNGGVLRHRQQQQQQQHPYGGDGSHVHPDPHLMCLKLGKRHYFEDASGSGTVSSAAASAATATTFGGGLVLGDKRGKGGYSGGGAAVKGVGLTTATVPRCQVEGCQVALLNAKDYHRRHKVCEMHSKAPKVVVLGLEQRFCQQCSRFHVVSEFDDSKRSCRRRLAGHNERRRKSSHDSVARNSSQGGCALSLLSSRSDSWLSPSDLSTRCSAALRELIAENRAAIMARQFVSDRDWHIQHHAMEDMKEIQPESTYFPQQMFPQTQ